The following are from one region of the Pseudomonas lalucatii genome:
- the astA gene encoding arginine N-succinyltransferase: MIVRPVRSADLPALIDLARSTGAGLTTLPANEERLAHRVGWAEKAFRGDAVPGDADYLFVLEDDAGQVVGISAVAGAVGLREPWYNYRVGLTVSASQELHIHRQIPTLFLANDLTGNSELCSLFLHAAHRSGLNGRLLSKARFLFIAEFRELFGDKVIAEMRGMSDDNGRSPFWESLGRHFFKMEFSQADYLTGVGNKAFIAELMPKFPLYTCFLSEEARAVIGRVHPDTEPALTMLKGEGFSYQGYVDIFDAGPAIEAETAKIRAVRDSQTLVLAVGTPGEDATPYLIHNRKCADCRITAAPARLAAGTLVVDPLTAKRLQLAAGDQVRAVPLSARG; the protein is encoded by the coding sequence ATGATCGTTCGTCCCGTACGCAGTGCCGATCTTCCGGCGTTGATCGACCTGGCGCGCAGCACCGGCGCCGGCCTGACCACCCTGCCGGCCAACGAGGAGCGCCTGGCGCACCGCGTCGGCTGGGCGGAGAAGGCCTTCCGTGGCGACGCCGTGCCGGGCGACGCCGACTACCTGTTCGTGCTCGAGGACGATGCCGGCCAGGTCGTCGGCATCTCCGCGGTGGCCGGTGCCGTCGGCCTGCGCGAGCCCTGGTACAACTACCGGGTCGGCCTGACCGTCAGCGCCTCCCAGGAGCTGCACATCCATCGGCAGATCCCCACCCTGTTCCTGGCCAACGACCTGACCGGCAATTCCGAGCTGTGCTCGCTGTTCCTGCATGCCGCACACCGCAGCGGCTTGAACGGCCGCCTGCTGTCCAAGGCGCGCTTCCTGTTCATCGCCGAGTTCCGCGAGCTGTTCGGCGACAAGGTGATCGCCGAGATGCGCGGGATGTCCGACGACAACGGCCGTTCGCCGTTCTGGGAGAGCCTCGGCCGGCACTTCTTCAAGATGGAGTTCAGTCAGGCCGACTACCTCACCGGCGTCGGCAACAAGGCCTTCATCGCCGAGCTGATGCCCAAGTTCCCGCTCTACACCTGCTTCCTCTCGGAGGAGGCGCGGGCGGTGATCGGCCGTGTCCACCCCGATACCGAGCCGGCCCTGACGATGCTCAAGGGCGAGGGTTTCAGCTACCAGGGCTATGTCGACATCTTCGACGCCGGCCCGGCCATCGAGGCGGAGACCGCGAAGATCCGTGCGGTGCGCGACAGCCAGACGCTGGTCCTGGCCGTCGGCACGCCGGGCGAAGACGCCACGCCTTACCTGATTCACAACCGCAAGTGCGCAGACTGCCGCATCACCGCCGCGCCGGCGCGCCTGGCCGCCGGCACCCTGGTGGTCGATCCGCTGACCGCCAAGCGCCTGCAGCTGGCCGCCGGCGATCAGGTCCGTGCCGTGCCGCTGTCGGCCCGCGGTTGA
- the aruF gene encoding arginine/ornithine succinyltransferase subunit alpha, which produces MLVMRPAQMADLTEVQRLAADSPVGVTSLPDDAARLRDKIAASEASFAAEVSFNGEESYFFVLEDSSTGKLVGCSGIVASAGYSEPFYSFRNETFVHNSRELKIHNKIHVLSLCHDLTGNSLLTSFYIDRPLVGGVWSELNSRGRLLFVASHPERFADAMVVEIVGHSDEAGDSPFWDAVGRNFFDMNYTEAERLCGLKSRTFLAELMPNYPIYVPLLPDAAQEAMGQVHPRAQVTFDILMREGFETDNYIDIFDGGPTLHARTSGIRSIAQSRTAPVRIGEPGGGGRAYLVCNGQLQDFRALVAELDWVPGKPVTLSVETADALGVGEGASVRLVAV; this is translated from the coding sequence ATGCTGGTGATGCGACCCGCGCAAATGGCCGACCTCACTGAAGTGCAGCGTCTCGCCGCGGACAGCCCGGTTGGTGTGACTTCGCTGCCGGACGACGCCGCGCGCCTGCGCGACAAGATCGCCGCCTCCGAGGCGTCCTTCGCCGCGGAAGTCAGCTTCAACGGCGAAGAGAGCTATTTCTTCGTGCTCGAGGACAGCAGCACCGGCAAGCTGGTCGGCTGCTCCGGCATCGTCGCCTCGGCGGGCTATAGCGAGCCGTTCTACAGCTTTCGCAACGAAACCTTCGTGCACAACTCCCGCGAGCTGAAGATCCACAACAAGATCCATGTGCTGTCGCTGTGCCATGACCTCACCGGCAACAGCCTGCTGACCAGCTTCTATATCGACCGGCCGCTGGTCGGCGGCGTCTGGTCGGAGCTCAACTCGCGCGGGCGCCTGCTGTTCGTCGCCAGCCATCCGGAGCGTTTCGCCGATGCCATGGTGGTGGAGATAGTCGGCCACAGCGACGAGGCCGGCGATTCGCCGTTCTGGGACGCGGTGGGGCGCAACTTCTTCGACATGAACTACACCGAGGCCGAGCGCCTCTGCGGCCTGAAGAGCCGCACCTTCCTCGCCGAGCTGATGCCCAACTACCCGATCTACGTGCCGCTGTTGCCCGATGCGGCGCAGGAGGCCATGGGCCAGGTGCATCCGCGCGCCCAGGTGACCTTCGACATCCTCATGCGCGAGGGTTTCGAGACCGACAACTACATCGACATCTTCGACGGTGGCCCGACCCTGCATGCGCGCACCTCGGGGATTCGCTCCATCGCCCAGAGCCGCACGGCGCCGGTGCGCATCGGCGAGCCGGGCGGGGGCGGCCGTGCCTACCTGGTGTGCAACGGCCAGTTGCAGGACTTCCGCGCCCTGGTCGCGGAACTCGACTGGGTGCCGGGCAAGCCGGTCACCCTTAGTGTGGAAACCGCCGATGCGCTGGGCGTCGGTGAAGGCGCCAGCGTGCGTCTGGTCGCGGTTTAA
- a CDS encoding aspartate aminotransferase family protein, with product MSVQHDPVQRADFDQVMVPNYAPAAFVPVRGEGSRVWDQAGRELIDFAGGIAVNALGHCHPALVEALTEQANTLWHISNVFTNEPALRLAKKLIDATFAERVFFCNSGAEANEAAFKLARRVAHDRFGPEKHEIIAATNSFHGRTLFTVSVGGQPKYSDGFGPKIQGISHVPYNDLEALKAAISDKTCAVVLEPIQGEGGVLPADQAYLEGARQLCDQHDALLVFDEVQSGMGRSGSLFTYQHYGVTPDILSSAKSLGGGFPIGAMLTTSALAKHLAVGTHGTTYGGNPLACAVAEAVLDVINTPQVLEGVKAKQQRFTRKLQQVGEQYGVFSQVRGLGLLLGCVLDEAWKGKAKVILDAAAAEGVMVLQAGPDVVRFAPSLVVEDADIDEGLARFERALAKLTQA from the coding sequence ATGTCTGTTCAGCACGACCCGGTGCAGCGCGCCGATTTCGACCAAGTGATGGTGCCCAACTATGCCCCCGCCGCCTTCGTTCCAGTGCGCGGCGAGGGTTCGCGAGTCTGGGATCAAGCGGGTCGCGAGCTGATCGACTTCGCCGGCGGCATCGCCGTCAATGCCCTGGGCCATTGCCACCCGGCCCTGGTGGAGGCACTGACCGAGCAGGCCAACACCCTGTGGCACATCTCCAATGTGTTCACCAACGAGCCGGCCCTGCGCCTGGCGAAGAAGCTGATCGACGCCACCTTCGCCGAACGGGTGTTCTTCTGCAACTCCGGCGCCGAGGCCAACGAGGCCGCCTTCAAGCTGGCCCGTCGCGTCGCCCACGACCGCTTCGGCCCGGAGAAGCACGAGATCATCGCGGCGACCAACAGCTTCCACGGCCGCACCCTGTTCACCGTCAGCGTCGGCGGCCAGCCGAAGTACTCCGACGGCTTCGGGCCGAAGATCCAGGGCATCAGCCATGTCCCCTACAACGACCTGGAGGCGCTGAAGGCGGCCATTTCCGACAAGACCTGCGCCGTGGTGCTGGAGCCTATCCAGGGCGAGGGCGGCGTGCTGCCGGCCGACCAGGCCTATCTGGAGGGCGCGCGCCAGCTGTGCGACCAGCACGACGCGCTGCTGGTGTTCGACGAGGTGCAGAGCGGCATGGGCCGCAGTGGCTCGCTGTTCACCTACCAGCACTACGGCGTGACCCCGGACATCCTCTCCAGCGCCAAGAGCCTGGGCGGCGGCTTCCCCATCGGCGCCATGCTCACCACCAGCGCGCTGGCCAAGCACCTGGCGGTCGGCACCCACGGCACCACCTATGGCGGCAACCCGCTGGCCTGTGCGGTGGCCGAGGCAGTCCTCGACGTGATCAACACGCCGCAGGTGCTCGAGGGCGTCAAGGCCAAGCAGCAGCGCTTCACCCGCAAGCTGCAGCAGGTCGGCGAGCAGTATGGCGTGTTCAGCCAGGTGCGCGGGCTCGGCCTGCTGCTCGGCTGCGTGCTCGACGAGGCCTGGAAGGGCAAGGCCAAGGTGATCCTCGATGCCGCCGCGGCGGAGGGCGTGATGGTCCTGCAGGCCGGTCCGGATGTGGTGCGTTTCGCGCCGAGCCTGGTGGTCGAGGATGCCGATATCGACGAGGGCCTGGCGCGTTTCGAGCGTGCGCTGGCCAAGCTGACCCAGGCCTGA
- a CDS encoding patatin-like phospholipase family protein: MTHFAPPSQPVTGLILSGGGARAAYQVGVLAAIADLLPSAEHNPFPVIVGTSAGAINAVSLACGALHFGEAIRRLTEVWQGFHTHQVYRSDWPGVLRQATRFVGHSLLGLGGQVPVALLDSSPLGELLARELDFSGIAAAVRRRRLRAVAVTAFGYETGQAVTFYQGRATIDPWFRHRRVGVPTRLALQHLLASASIPLVFPPVRINREYFGDGAVRQSAPISPALHLGASRVLVIGVSGNPQGEDANSAVVRPHDVKPPTLAQIGGHMLNSTFIDSLEGDIELLERINLLSRLVPPEERPRGAGLKPVEVLVISPSQSVDDIAARHRHELPAALRLFLRGPGATKVSGAGVLSYLLFESGYCSELIELGYQDAMAQKLELNEFLNLSRPSVLQQAAPAPV, from the coding sequence ATGACGCACTTCGCCCCCCCCAGCCAGCCAGTGACCGGGTTGATTCTCTCCGGCGGCGGCGCCCGGGCGGCCTATCAGGTGGGGGTGCTGGCGGCGATCGCCGATCTGCTGCCCAGTGCCGAGCACAACCCTTTCCCGGTCATAGTCGGCACCTCCGCCGGGGCCATCAACGCGGTCAGCCTGGCCTGCGGCGCCCTGCATTTCGGCGAGGCGATCCGCCGCCTGACCGAGGTCTGGCAGGGCTTTCATACCCATCAGGTGTACCGCAGCGACTGGCCGGGGGTGCTGCGCCAGGCCACGCGCTTCGTCGGTCACAGCCTGCTCGGCCTCGGGGGGCAGGTGCCGGTGGCACTGCTCGACAGCTCGCCGCTGGGAGAGTTGCTCGCCCGCGAGCTGGACTTCTCCGGGATCGCCGCGGCGGTGCGCCGGCGGCGCCTGCGCGCGGTGGCGGTGACGGCGTTCGGCTACGAGACCGGCCAGGCGGTGACCTTCTATCAGGGGCGCGCCACCATCGACCCCTGGTTCCGCCATCGCCGGGTCGGCGTGCCGACCCGGCTGGCGCTGCAGCACCTGTTGGCCAGCGCTTCGATCCCCCTGGTGTTCCCCCCGGTGCGGATCAATCGTGAGTACTTCGGCGATGGCGCCGTGCGCCAGTCGGCGCCGATCAGTCCGGCCCTGCATCTGGGCGCCAGTCGGGTGCTGGTGATCGGGGTCAGCGGCAATCCCCAGGGCGAGGACGCCAACAGTGCGGTGGTGCGGCCCCACGACGTCAAGCCGCCGACCCTGGCGCAAATCGGCGGCCACATGCTCAACAGCACCTTCATCGACAGCCTGGAGGGCGATATCGAGCTGCTCGAGCGGATCAACCTGCTCAGCCGCCTGGTGCCGCCCGAGGAGCGGCCGCGGGGGGCGGGGCTGAAGCCGGTGGAGGTGCTGGTGATCTCGCCGAGCCAGTCGGTGGACGACATCGCCGCGCGCCACCGCCACGAGCTGCCGGCCGCGCTGCGCCTGTTCCTGCGCGGGCCGGGGGCGACCAAGGTCAGCGGCGCCGGGGTGCTCAGCTACCTGCTGTTCGAGTCCGGCTATTGCAGCGAGCTGATCGAGCTGGGTTACCAGGACGCGATGGCGCAGAAGCTCGAGCTCAACGAGTTCCTCAATCTCAGCCGCCCGTCCGTGCTGCAGCAGGCCGCGCCGGCGCCCGTCTAG
- a CDS encoding lipid A biosynthesis lauroyl acyltransferase, translating to MDRPVFRGYFLHPRFWPLWLGLGLLWLVSLLPYPVLMRLGRWLGALMYRLARSRRQIAARNLELCFPRLSAAARERLLRENFASTGMTFFEMAVSWWWPPARLRRLGTIEGLEHLQQAAADGQGVILMALHFTTLEMGGGLLGMRQDMYGMYRPHKNPLFDYVQRRGREQRLLGVIERDDVRGMLKLLRSGGVVWYAPDQDYGAQRSIFVPLFGVPAATVTATSKFARLGRARVIPFTQERLADGSGYRVVVHPPLADFPGDSEEADCLRINQWIEQAVSACPEQYLWAHRRFKTRPAGEAKLYSKHRA from the coding sequence ATGGATCGTCCAGTGTTTCGTGGCTACTTCCTTCATCCGCGTTTCTGGCCGCTGTGGCTGGGGCTCGGGCTGCTGTGGCTGGTGTCGCTGCTGCCGTACCCGGTGCTGATGCGCCTGGGGCGCTGGCTGGGCGCCCTGATGTATCGGCTGGCGCGCTCGCGCCGGCAGATCGCCGCGCGCAACCTGGAGCTGTGCTTTCCCCGGCTGTCGGCTGCCGCGCGCGAACGCCTGTTGCGGGAGAACTTCGCCTCCACCGGCATGACCTTCTTCGAGATGGCGGTCAGCTGGTGGTGGCCGCCGGCACGCCTGCGCCGGCTGGGTACCATCGAGGGGCTGGAACACCTGCAGCAGGCCGCGGCGGACGGTCAGGGGGTGATCCTCATGGCCCTGCACTTCACCACCCTGGAGATGGGCGGCGGCCTGCTCGGCATGCGCCAGGACATGTACGGCATGTACCGGCCGCACAAGAATCCGCTGTTCGACTATGTCCAGCGCCGGGGTCGCGAACAGCGCTTGCTCGGGGTGATCGAGCGCGACGATGTGCGTGGCATGCTCAAGCTGCTGCGCTCCGGCGGCGTGGTCTGGTATGCGCCGGATCAGGACTACGGCGCCCAGCGCAGCATCTTCGTGCCGCTGTTCGGCGTGCCGGCCGCCACCGTCACCGCGACCAGCAAGTTCGCCCGCCTGGGGCGGGCGCGGGTGATCCCCTTCACCCAGGAGCGCCTGGCCGACGGCTCGGGCTACAGGGTGGTGGTGCATCCGCCACTGGCGGATTTCCCCGGGGACAGCGAGGAGGCCGACTGCCTGCGCATCAACCAGTGGATCGAGCAGGCGGTCAGTGCCTGCCCCGAGCAGTACCTGTGGGCGCATCGGCGCTTCAAGACGCGTCCGGCGGGCGAGGCCAAGCTGTACAGCAAGCATCGCGCCTAG
- the minC gene encoding septum site-determining protein MinC, which translates to MSQADLLDQDPVFQLKGSMLAITVLELAHNDLERLDQQLMEKVAQAPQFFSNTPLVLALDKLPDGEGDLDLAALMGLCRKHGLRTLALRASRADDIAAADALDLPVLPPSGARERQLELTPKPPEKPAEPELKPTKIVTTPVRGGQQVYAQGGDLIVLAPVSAGAELLADGNIHVYAPMRGRALAGIKGNTQARIFCQQMGAELLSIAGHYKVAEDLRRDPLWGDAVHVSLSGDVLNITRL; encoded by the coding sequence ATGAGCCAAGCCGATCTACTCGACCAAGACCCCGTGTTCCAGCTCAAGGGCAGCATGCTCGCCATCACCGTGCTGGAGCTGGCGCACAACGACCTGGAGCGCCTCGATCAGCAGCTGATGGAAAAGGTCGCCCAGGCGCCGCAGTTCTTCAGCAACACGCCGCTGGTGCTGGCCCTGGACAAGCTGCCGGACGGCGAAGGCGACCTCGACCTCGCCGCACTGATGGGCCTGTGCCGCAAGCACGGCCTGCGCACCCTGGCGCTGCGCGCCAGCCGGGCCGACGACATCGCCGCCGCCGACGCTCTGGACCTGCCGGTGCTGCCCCCTTCCGGCGCCCGCGAGCGCCAGCTCGAACTGACGCCCAAACCGCCGGAAAAACCGGCCGAGCCGGAACTCAAGCCGACCAAGATCGTCACAACCCCGGTACGCGGCGGCCAGCAGGTCTATGCCCAGGGCGGCGACCTGATCGTCCTGGCACCGGTCAGCGCCGGCGCCGAGCTGCTCGCCGACGGCAATATCCACGTCTACGCCCCCATGCGCGGCCGCGCCCTGGCCGGCATCAAGGGCAACACCCAGGCGCGGATTTTCTGCCAGCAGATGGGCGCCGAACTGCTGTCGATCGCCGGCCACTACAAGGTCGCCGAGGACCTGCGCCGCGATCCGCTGTGGGGCGATGCGGTGCATGTCAGCCTGTCGGGTGACGTGTTGAACATCACCCGCCTTTAA
- the minD gene encoding septum site-determining protein MinD, translating to MAKILVVTSGKGGVGKTTTSAAIGTGLALRGHKTVIVDFDVGLRNLDLIMGCERRVVYDFVNVVNGEATLTQALIKDKRLENLYVLAASQTRDKDALTLEGVEKVINELSQNFEYVVCDSPAGIEKGAHLAMYFADEAIVVTNPEVSSVRDSDRMLGLLASKSRRAEKGEEPIREHLLLTRYNPERVTKGEMLGVEDVEEILAIRLLGVIPESQAVLKASNQGVPVILDDQSDAGQAYSDAVDRLLGKEVAHRFLDVQKKGFMQRLFGAR from the coding sequence TTGGCCAAGATCCTCGTAGTCACGTCCGGCAAGGGTGGCGTGGGCAAAACCACCACCAGCGCCGCCATCGGTACCGGCCTCGCCCTGCGCGGGCACAAGACTGTCATCGTCGACTTCGACGTCGGCCTGCGCAACCTCGACCTGATCATGGGTTGCGAGCGCCGCGTGGTGTACGACTTCGTCAACGTGGTCAACGGCGAAGCGACCCTGACCCAGGCGCTGATCAAGGACAAGCGCCTGGAGAACCTCTACGTGCTGGCCGCCAGCCAGACCCGCGACAAGGACGCCCTGACCCTGGAGGGCGTGGAGAAGGTCATCAACGAGCTGTCGCAGAACTTCGAGTACGTGGTCTGCGACTCCCCGGCCGGCATCGAGAAGGGCGCCCACCTGGCCATGTACTTCGCCGACGAGGCGATAGTCGTGACCAACCCGGAAGTCTCCTCGGTGCGCGACTCCGACCGCATGCTCGGCCTGCTGGCGAGCAAGTCGCGCCGCGCCGAGAAGGGCGAGGAGCCGATCAGGGAGCACCTGCTGCTGACCCGCTACAACCCGGAGCGCGTGACCAAGGGCGAGATGCTCGGCGTGGAAGACGTCGAGGAGATCCTCGCCATTCGCCTGCTCGGCGTGATCCCCGAGTCGCAGGCGGTACTCAAGGCCTCCAACCAGGGGGTACCGGTGATTCTCGACGACCAGAGCGACGCCGGCCAGGCGTACAGCGATGCCGTCGACCGCCTGCTCGGCAAGGAAGTGGCGCATCGCTTCCTCGACGTGCAGAAGAAAGGATTCATGCAACGCCTGTTCGGAGCCCGCTGA
- the minE gene encoding cell division topological specificity factor MinE gives MNIFDFFRERKKETPASIAKERLQIIVAHERGQRSQPDYLPALQQELVEVIRKYVNIDSDQVQVALENQGSCSILELNITLPDR, from the coding sequence ATGAATATTTTCGACTTCTTTCGTGAGCGCAAGAAGGAAACGCCCGCCTCCATCGCGAAAGAGCGCCTGCAGATCATCGTCGCCCACGAGCGCGGCCAACGCAGCCAGCCGGACTACCTGCCGGCCCTGCAGCAGGAGCTGGTCGAGGTGATCCGCAAGTACGTCAATATCGACTCGGACCAGGTCCAGGTCGCCCTGGAGAACCAGGGCAGCTGCTCGATCCTCGAGCTCAATATCACCCTGCCGGATCGCTGA
- a CDS encoding RluA family pseudouridine synthase produces MPLSQIEILHQDAALLVINKPTLLLSVPGRAEDNRDCLVTRLQENGYPEARIVHRLDWETSGIIVLARDADSHRELSRQFHDRETEKAYTALCWGQPEADSGSIDLPLRYDPPTKPRHVVDFEQGKHALTHWRVLERCGDHCRVELTPITGRSHQLRVHMLSIGHPLLGDRLYAHEQALAAFDRLCLHASMLALTHPHSGERLRFTCPAPF; encoded by the coding sequence ATGCCCCTCAGCCAGATTGAAATCCTTCACCAGGACGCCGCCCTGCTGGTGATCAACAAGCCCACCCTGCTGCTCTCGGTGCCCGGCCGCGCCGAAGACAACCGCGATTGCCTGGTCACCCGCCTGCAGGAAAACGGCTACCCGGAGGCACGCATCGTCCACCGCCTGGACTGGGAGACCTCGGGCATCATCGTCCTGGCCCGCGACGCCGACAGCCACCGCGAGCTGTCCCGGCAGTTCCACGACCGCGAGACCGAGAAGGCCTACACCGCGCTGTGCTGGGGCCAGCCCGAGGCGGACAGCGGCAGCATCGACCTGCCGCTGCGCTACGACCCGCCGACCAAGCCGCGCCACGTGGTCGACTTCGAGCAGGGCAAGCACGCCCTGACCCACTGGCGCGTGCTGGAGCGCTGCGGCGACCACTGCCGCGTCGAGCTGACGCCGATCACCGGTCGCTCGCACCAGCTGCGCGTGCACATGCTCTCCATCGGCCACCCGCTGCTCGGCGACCGCCTCTATGCCCACGAGCAGGCCCTGGCCGCCTTTGATCGCCTGTGCCTGCACGCCAGCATGCTGGCGCTGACCCACCCGCACAGCGGCGAACGCCTGCGCTTCACCTGCCCCGCCCCGTTCTGA
- a CDS encoding Hsp20/alpha crystallin family protein, whose product MYESLLNFPGGLLAEFERLQRELQQDYASLGRPGSIRAVASGAFPALNVGSTASTIEVYAFAPGIDPSTLDVQIDHGLLTIAGARESDQPGDNGSLSVYANERFSGRFKRTLSLSEDADPDRVEALYRDGVLHIKVARRESAQPKRISVQ is encoded by the coding sequence ATGTACGAGTCCCTTCTCAACTTCCCCGGCGGCCTGCTCGCCGAGTTCGAACGCCTGCAACGCGAATTGCAGCAGGACTATGCCAGCCTCGGCCGGCCGGGCAGCATCCGCGCGGTCGCCAGCGGCGCCTTCCCGGCACTCAACGTCGGCAGCACGGCGTCGACCATCGAGGTCTACGCCTTCGCCCCGGGGATCGACCCGAGCACGCTCGACGTACAGATCGATCACGGCCTGCTGACCATCGCCGGCGCGCGCGAGAGCGACCAACCCGGCGACAACGGCAGCCTGTCGGTCTACGCCAACGAACGCTTCAGCGGGCGCTTCAAGCGCACCCTGAGCCTGTCCGAGGACGCCGACCCGGACAGGGTCGAGGCGCTCTACCGCGACGGCGTGCTGCATATCAAGGTGGCGCGGCGCGAGTCGGCCCAGCCCAAGCGCATCAGCGTCCAGTAA
- a CDS encoding Hsp20/alpha crystallin family protein, whose translation MSDKKSVSRPERAEEPQTLLPRVDVFEDKDGILLLADLPGVPKDKLDLRVDNDTLTLEGEIAASTPKDMEAIYAEVRMARYRRAFALSSELDTARIDAQLRDGVLKLRIPKHAHAQPRKIEVKLA comes from the coding sequence ATGAGCGACAAGAAAAGCGTGAGCCGCCCCGAGCGTGCCGAAGAGCCCCAGACCCTGCTGCCGCGGGTGGACGTGTTCGAGGACAAGGACGGCATCCTGCTACTCGCCGACCTGCCCGGCGTGCCCAAGGACAAGCTCGACCTGAGGGTCGACAACGACACCCTGACCCTCGAAGGCGAGATCGCCGCCAGCACGCCGAAGGACATGGAGGCGATCTATGCCGAAGTGCGCATGGCGCGCTACCGGCGCGCCTTCGCCCTGAGCAGCGAGCTGGATACCGCGCGGATCGACGCGCAACTGCGCGACGGCGTGCTGAAGCTGCGGATTCCCAAGCACGCCCACGCGCAACCACGCAAGATCGAAGTCAAGCTAGCCTGA
- a CDS encoding Hsp20/alpha crystallin family protein — MDRLNELKQGLEDTWHSLGEGWRQVLDRASGALTRFTPASRNRHDEDAAAPARGANGDFPSSNWALLAGDLYEDADKFVVRLEVPGLNKQDLDVEVRSDVLVVRGEKRYEQESTSGRYRIRQCAFGSFHRSIPLPLPVIADRTAASYRNGVLRIELPKAEHARGRRIEVRVD, encoded by the coding sequence ATGGACAGACTCAATGAACTGAAACAGGGCCTGGAGGACACCTGGCACTCCCTCGGCGAGGGCTGGCGCCAGGTACTCGACCGCGCCAGCGGTGCCCTGACCCGCTTCACCCCGGCCAGCCGCAACAGGCACGACGAGGATGCCGCGGCGCCCGCCCGTGGCGCCAACGGCGATTTCCCCTCGAGCAACTGGGCGCTGCTGGCCGGCGACCTGTACGAGGACGCCGACAAGTTCGTCGTGCGCCTGGAGGTCCCGGGCCTGAACAAGCAGGACCTGGATGTCGAGGTGCGCAGCGACGTGCTGGTGGTGCGCGGCGAGAAGCGTTACGAGCAGGAATCGACCAGCGGTCGCTACCGCATCCGCCAGTGCGCCTTCGGCAGCTTTCACCGCAGCATTCCGCTGCCGCTGCCGGTGATCGCCGACAGGACCGCGGCCAGCTACCGTAACGGCGTGCTGCGCATCGAGCTGCCCAAGGCCGAGCACGCCCGCGGCCGGCGCATCGAGGTGCGCGTCGACTGA